The following proteins come from a genomic window of Paucimonas lemoignei:
- the tolQ_3 gene encoding MotA/TolQ/ExbB proton channel has protein sequence MNLIASPFESVEHAVIWLLVLFSVATWGLALLKGVQFTRLKNQDRTFHKQFWAASSLDSAAQLAHEQPGAAARVALAGYAAIQVPDGAHATDLSQAINHQDRLERALRQQIVRERRSLETGLAVVASIGSTSPFIGLFGTVWGIMSALKGISAAGSASLETVAGPIGAALVATGVGIAVAVPAVLVYNYFLRRLKLTAADLDDFAHDFYSLAQKHSFRVLLHPVLNKSTASTAGQKVQEAS, from the coding sequence ATGAACCTGATTGCTTCCCCCTTCGAATCCGTCGAGCACGCCGTCATCTGGCTGCTGGTGCTGTTTTCCGTCGCCACCTGGGGCCTGGCCCTGCTCAAGGGCGTGCAGTTCACCCGCCTGAAAAATCAGGATCGCACATTCCACAAGCAATTCTGGGCCGCGTCGAGCCTGGATTCCGCCGCCCAGTTGGCCCATGAACAACCCGGCGCTGCCGCTCGTGTGGCGCTGGCCGGTTACGCTGCCATTCAAGTGCCGGATGGCGCACACGCCACTGATCTGAGCCAGGCGATCAATCATCAGGACCGCCTGGAGCGAGCCCTGCGCCAGCAAATTGTGCGTGAGCGGCGCTCACTGGAAACCGGCCTGGCCGTGGTCGCCAGTATCGGTAGCACCTCGCCCTTCATTGGTCTGTTCGGTACGGTCTGGGGAATCATGTCGGCGTTGAAAGGCATCAGTGCGGCGGGCTCGGCGAGCCTGGAAACCGTGGCCGGGCCTATCGGTGCGGCACTGGTCGCCACCGGTGTCGGCATCGCGGTCGCGGTGCCAGCGGTGCTTGTTTACAACTACTTCCTGCGTCGCCTGAAGCTGACTGCTGCTGATCTGGATGACTTCGCCCACGACTTCTACAGCCTGGCGCAGAAGCATTCGTTCCGCGTGCTGCTGCATCCGGTACTGAACAAATCCACGGCCAGCACAGCCGGGCAGAAAGTGCAGGAGGCGTCCTGA
- the oprM_4 gene encoding putative ABC transporter lipoprotein produces MKYCLLFAALLSVGACSVGPDFQRPQAQLPPTWQASPHAGTAPGSPADSQWWQQLGDAQLTDLVERAAKANLDVRAASNRLEQSRVMRQVTGSQQLPGIAANGSYRRARNSAEGLNDPSGESGQAPFELWSGTLDASWEVDLWGHVARNVEAADAQIQLTQAQRDGVLLSIAAETATDYIRLRGIQAKLGVARQNLEIARQSRQLTQTRFENGVTTNLDTSNAAAQVASIEAVIPELGAEQDRLINALSYLLAEPPQALSAELIEPKSIPHPAPDVPLGLPSELAQRRPDIQQSEAALHQATAEIGVAQADFYPRISLGASFGTQAKDGSDIGSWSSRQWSYGPSLYLPIFQGGRLTGTLELRKKQQQEAALNYQRVVLGAWHEVDNAMTDYAAQKQRHSALMEAVKQNNIALSTARDRYTQGAADFINVLGVQRALLETQSALVDSATAAAIDRVRLYRALGGGWPRG; encoded by the coding sequence ATGAAATATTGTCTGTTATTCGCCGCCCTGCTCAGCGTCGGCGCCTGCTCGGTAGGCCCTGATTTTCAGCGGCCACAGGCGCAGTTGCCGCCCACCTGGCAAGCCTCGCCGCACGCAGGCACCGCACCGGGCAGCCCGGCCGACAGCCAGTGGTGGCAGCAACTGGGGGATGCGCAGTTGACCGATCTGGTGGAGCGCGCGGCCAAAGCCAACCTCGACGTCCGTGCCGCCAGTAATCGCCTGGAACAAAGCAGGGTCATGCGTCAGGTCACTGGCAGCCAGCAACTGCCCGGCATCGCGGCCAACGGCAGTTATCGCCGGGCGCGCAACAGCGCCGAGGGCTTGAATGATCCGTCCGGGGAATCGGGTCAGGCGCCTTTCGAGCTGTGGAGCGGGACCCTGGACGCGAGCTGGGAGGTCGATCTGTGGGGCCATGTGGCGCGCAACGTCGAAGCTGCCGACGCGCAGATCCAGCTGACTCAGGCGCAGCGTGACGGCGTGCTGCTGAGCATCGCCGCCGAAACCGCCACTGATTACATTCGCCTGCGTGGCATTCAGGCCAAGCTGGGCGTTGCCCGGCAGAACCTGGAAATCGCCCGGCAAAGCCGCCAGCTGACTCAGACCCGTTTTGAGAATGGCGTGACCACCAACCTCGACACCTCCAACGCCGCTGCTCAGGTGGCAAGTATTGAGGCGGTGATTCCAGAACTCGGCGCCGAGCAGGATCGACTTATCAATGCCTTGAGCTACCTGCTGGCTGAGCCGCCTCAGGCGTTGAGCGCAGAACTGATCGAACCGAAAAGCATTCCTCACCCGGCACCGGACGTGCCGTTGGGTCTGCCTTCGGAGCTTGCGCAACGCCGCCCCGACATTCAGCAGAGCGAAGCGGCGCTGCACCAGGCCACGGCGGAAATTGGTGTTGCCCAGGCTGACTTCTATCCCCGGATCAGCCTCGGCGCCAGCTTCGGGACTCAGGCAAAGGATGGTTCAGATATCGGCAGCTGGAGTTCGCGCCAGTGGTCCTACGGACCGAGCCTGTATCTGCCGATTTTTCAGGGCGGCCGTCTGACCGGCACCCTGGAATTGCGCAAGAAGCAGCAGCAGGAAGCAGCGCTGAATTATCAGCGCGTGGTGCTCGGTGCCTGGCATGAGGTGGACAACGCCATGACCGACTATGCCGCGCAAAAACAACGACACTCGGCGCTGATGGAAGCCGTCAAACAGAACAACATCGCCCTGAGCACCGCCCGGGATCGCTACACCCAGGGCGCCGCGGATTTCATCAACGTGCTGGGTGTACAACGCGCTTTGCTGGAAACCCAAAGTGCCCTGGTGGACAGCGCCACGGCCGCGGCCATTGACAGGGTTCGGCTGTATCGGGCGTTGGGTGGGGGTTGGCCGAGGGGTTGA
- a CDS encoding membrane protein produces MTTQLLKPLASTRLQSIDALRGLIILFMLLDHVRETFLLHLQVSDPMDVATTPPELFLSRTLAHLCAPLFIFLTGLSAFLYGERYGKGEVSGFLFKRGLFLIVLEFTLVNFAWTFQFPATSVYLQVIWAIGLSMVALAILVKLPRAALVALGVVIIAGHNLLDGLHFAKDSAMYVPWAILHDRSWLVPWDGLRLRTSYPVLPWIGVIALGYAAGPWFASGADARLRQNRLVAAGLGLLVLFFSLRLLNGYGEKPWSFGETGVQTVMSFFNITKYPPSLMFVCLTLGIGLLLLVWFERAAGRVWLKPLLVFGAAPMFFYLLHLYVLKILYLIAVAIWGTNKGDYFGFDSVGAVWVCSALLAVALFPAVKAFASFKARRKDIAWLKYF; encoded by the coding sequence ATGACGACCCAACTTCTGAAGCCGTTGGCTTCCACGCGATTGCAATCGATCGACGCGTTGCGCGGCCTGATCATTCTGTTCATGCTCCTCGATCACGTTCGCGAAACCTTCCTGCTGCATCTGCAGGTCTCGGACCCCATGGACGTCGCCACCACGCCGCCGGAACTGTTCCTGAGCCGCACCCTGGCGCATTTGTGTGCACCGTTGTTCATCTTCCTGACGGGCCTTTCCGCCTTCCTCTATGGCGAGCGCTACGGCAAAGGCGAAGTGTCGGGCTTTCTGTTCAAGCGCGGCCTGTTCCTGATCGTGCTGGAGTTCACCCTGGTCAATTTCGCCTGGACCTTCCAGTTCCCGGCGACGTCGGTGTACCTGCAGGTGATCTGGGCGATTGGCTTGAGCATGGTGGCGCTGGCGATTCTGGTGAAGCTGCCGCGAGCCGCGCTGGTGGCCCTCGGGGTGGTGATCATTGCCGGGCATAACCTGCTTGATGGTCTGCATTTCGCCAAGGATTCGGCCATGTATGTGCCGTGGGCGATCCTGCATGACCGCAGCTGGCTGGTGCCGTGGGACGGGCTGCGTTTGCGCACGTCCTATCCGGTGCTGCCGTGGATCGGCGTGATCGCACTGGGCTACGCGGCCGGCCCCTGGTTCGCGTCGGGTGCCGATGCGCGCCTGCGTCAGAATCGTCTGGTTGCGGCGGGCCTCGGTTTGCTGGTGTTGTTTTTCAGCCTGCGTCTGCTCAATGGCTACGGCGAGAAGCCTTGGTCATTCGGTGAAACCGGCGTGCAGACCGTGATGAGTTTTTTCAACATCACCAAGTACCCGCCATCGCTGATGTTCGTCTGCCTGACATTGGGGATTGGGTTGCTGCTGTTGGTGTGGTTCGAGCGGGCGGCAGGGCGGGTGTGGTTGAAACCGCTGCTGGTGTTTGGCGCGGCACCGATGTTCTTCTACCTGCTGCATTTGTATGTGCTGAAGATCCTGTACCTGATTGCCGTGGCGATCTGGGGTACCAACAAAGGTGATTACTTCGGTTTCGATTCGGTGGGGGCGGTGTGGGTGTGTTCGGCACTGCTGGCCGTGGCATTGTTCCCGGCGGTCAAGGCGTTCGCCAGCTTCAAGGCGCGCCGCAAGGATATTGCCTGGTTGAAGTATTTCTAG
- the tonB3 gene encoding ferric siderophore transporter, periplasmic energy transduction protein TonB, whose product MGNVQTAKALDVLWRPAPSGALLELGRVYRGPLALSRLHSTPKRILSRREAVLLGVFALVLHGAVIYWVNQNPPVALPVKPPEIPPMTIEFSQPAPPVVETPPPPPEPVVQPVVEEPPPPVEDELAVKPPPPKPISKPKPVVKPEPRPVPKPVAKPVEQPPVPTPAPQPVAAPAPPAPPAPKPVTPASASAGYLKNPAPEYPALAMRRGWEGTVLLRVQVLASGKPGEIQIQKSSGRDQLDDAALAAVKRWSFVPAKQGDVAQDGWVSVPIDFKIR is encoded by the coding sequence ATGGGCAATGTCCAAACCGCCAAAGCACTGGATGTGCTGTGGCGTCCAGCACCGAGTGGCGCGCTGCTTGAGCTGGGCCGTGTGTATCGCGGCCCGTTGGCGCTGTCGCGTTTGCACAGCACGCCGAAACGTATTCTGAGCCGTCGTGAGGCGGTGTTGCTGGGCGTGTTCGCTCTGGTATTGCACGGTGCGGTGATCTACTGGGTCAATCAGAATCCGCCCGTGGCACTACCGGTCAAGCCGCCGGAAATCCCGCCGATGACCATCGAATTTTCTCAGCCTGCGCCACCTGTTGTGGAGACGCCACCACCGCCACCGGAGCCTGTCGTGCAGCCCGTGGTTGAGGAGCCGCCGCCTCCCGTGGAAGATGAGCTGGCCGTAAAGCCGCCACCCCCCAAGCCGATTTCCAAGCCCAAACCGGTGGTCAAACCTGAGCCCAGGCCGGTGCCTAAACCCGTCGCCAAGCCGGTAGAACAGCCACCCGTGCCAACGCCTGCGCCACAACCGGTAGCGGCTCCCGCACCACCGGCACCGCCAGCGCCCAAACCGGTGACCCCGGCCTCCGCCAGCGCCGGTTACCTGAAAAACCCGGCCCCGGAATACCCGGCGCTGGCCATGCGTCGCGGTTGGGAAGGCACGGTGTTATTGCGGGTGCAGGTACTGGCCAGCGGCAAACCCGGCGAGATCCAGATCCAGAAAAGCAGCGGCCGTGACCAACTCGATGACGCGGCATTGGCCGCAGTGAAGCGCTGGAGCTTTGTGCCGGCCAAGCAGGGTGATGTCGCCCAGGACGGTTGGGTCAGCGTACCCATCGATTTCAAGATCAGATAA
- the exbD_3 gene encoding biopolymer transport protein ExbD/TolR: protein MTFSTQDSDEVLSEINVTPLVDVMLVLLVVFIVTAPLLTNSIPINLPKTESVAPVEQKDPLVVSIDGKGKLFINKDEIQPDLLETSLKAAKAKAPDVRVQLQADDGVNYGEVARAMASIERAGITKLSVITAK, encoded by the coding sequence ATGACCTTTTCCACACAAGACAGCGATGAAGTGCTGAGCGAGATCAACGTCACGCCGCTGGTGGACGTGATGCTGGTGCTGCTGGTGGTGTTCATTGTCACCGCGCCGCTACTGACCAACTCGATCCCGATCAACCTGCCCAAGACCGAATCGGTCGCGCCGGTCGAGCAGAAGGACCCGCTGGTGGTGAGCATTGATGGCAAGGGCAAGCTGTTCATCAACAAAGATGAAATCCAGCCAGACCTGCTGGAAACCAGCCTCAAGGCCGCCAAGGCAAAAGCCCCGGACGTGCGCGTGCAACTGCAGGCCGATGACGGCGTGAACTACGGCGAGGTGGCGAGGGCCATGGCGTCGATCGAGCGGGCGGGGATTACCAAGTTGTCGGTGATCACGGCCAAGTAA
- the gntR_2 gene encoding LacI family transcription regulator has protein sequence MNDLKSPPRKRRGAGRITLDTVARHVGVSTMTVSRYFNQPDQVSQEHRARIAAAVAELGYVPNLVAGGLASARGRIVGMVVPNISGPIFANTIQGFSDTLSRHGYQLLLASSYFSVEQEESAVRAFLGWSPAALVVTSHFHSAATEKMLADADIPLVETWDYQPDRAPIQIGFSHYEVGVTAARYLHGKGYRKIAFVQNSAPGDFSALERRDGCAGALIELGLTPILFAPDPDRAPFEAGKQAMQALMSGAEKPDAIVFANDNLAAGGLLAGQRAGLRIPQDCAVLGFGDYAFAEMLLPSLSTIKPPALEIGVLAATRLLQSLGVMELEGEVQRLNLLKCEVVEREST, from the coding sequence TTGAATGATCTTAAAAGCCCGCCGCGCAAACGCCGTGGCGCAGGGCGCATCACGCTCGATACGGTGGCCAGGCACGTCGGGGTGTCGACGATGACGGTATCGCGCTATTTCAATCAGCCGGATCAGGTGTCGCAAGAGCACCGGGCGCGTATCGCCGCCGCTGTGGCCGAGTTGGGTTATGTGCCGAATCTGGTAGCGGGTGGCCTGGCATCGGCGCGCGGGCGGATTGTCGGCATGGTGGTGCCGAACATTTCCGGGCCGATTTTCGCCAATACCATTCAGGGATTCAGCGACACCTTGAGCCGCCACGGTTACCAGTTGCTGTTGGCGTCGAGTTATTTCTCGGTGGAGCAGGAAGAAAGCGCCGTTCGCGCGTTCCTCGGCTGGTCGCCCGCCGCCCTGGTGGTGACCAGCCATTTCCACAGCGCAGCCACTGAGAAAATGCTCGCTGACGCGGACATCCCGCTGGTGGAAACCTGGGATTATCAGCCCGATCGCGCGCCGATCCAGATCGGTTTTTCCCACTACGAGGTGGGCGTCACGGCTGCGCGTTATCTGCATGGCAAGGGCTACCGAAAAATCGCCTTCGTGCAGAACAGCGCCCCAGGGGACTTCAGCGCGCTGGAGCGTCGCGATGGCTGCGCCGGTGCGCTGATCGAGCTGGGCCTGACGCCGATTCTGTTTGCGCCAGACCCGGATCGAGCGCCGTTCGAGGCAGGCAAGCAAGCCATGCAGGCGCTGATGAGTGGCGCCGAAAAGCCCGACGCTATTGTGTTTGCCAATGACAACCTGGCGGCCGGTGGACTGCTGGCCGGGCAGCGCGCCGGGCTGCGTATCCCGCAGGATTGCGCGGTGCTGGGCTTTGGTGATTACGCCTTCGCCGAAATGCTCCTGCCGAGCCTGAGCACCATCAAGCCTCCGGCGCTGGAAATCGGCGTGCTGGCTGCGACGCGGTTGTTGCAGAGCCTGGGTGTCATGGAATTGGAAGGGGAAGTACAGCGCTTGAACTTGCTCAAGTGCGAGGTGGTGGAGCGGGAGAGTACGTGA
- a CDS encoding ABC transporter substrate-binding protein, which yields MTNHSKNRPRLSRLATSLGLVATLLTGSLAMPSAAQAEGQLRIAEQFGIVYLLLNVVRDQNLIEKHGKQDGVDIKVDWTQLSGGAAVNDALLAGSVDIAGAGVGPLLTIWDRTHGKQNVKAVASLGNFPYYLVSNNPKVKTIADFTEKDRIAVPAVGVSVQSRYLQYASAKLWGDAGYARLDKYTISLPHPDAAASIIAGGTELTGHFSNPPFQEQEIQAKGVHVVLNTYDLLGPNSPTLLFATEKFRNENPKTYKAFIEALSEAEDFIRKDKGAAADTYIRVTKAKIDREALLKIIDNKDFDFTITPKNTYPLAEFLHRVGAIKNKPASWKDYFFQDEKPLQGS from the coding sequence ATGACAAACCATTCTAAAAACCGCCCTCGACTATCACGCCTTGCCACTTCCCTGGGGTTGGTCGCTACGCTGTTGACCGGCAGCCTCGCCATGCCGTCGGCTGCCCAGGCAGAAGGTCAGCTGCGCATCGCCGAGCAGTTCGGCATTGTTTATCTGCTGCTCAACGTGGTGCGCGACCAGAACCTGATCGAGAAGCATGGCAAGCAGGATGGCGTGGACATCAAGGTCGACTGGACCCAGTTGTCCGGGGGTGCGGCGGTCAATGACGCTCTGCTGGCCGGTTCAGTGGACATTGCCGGGGCTGGCGTCGGCCCGCTGCTGACCATCTGGGATCGCACCCACGGCAAACAGAACGTCAAGGCCGTGGCCTCGCTGGGCAACTTCCCGTACTACCTGGTGAGCAACAACCCCAAGGTCAAGACCATTGCGGACTTCACCGAGAAAGATCGGATTGCCGTGCCTGCGGTCGGGGTTTCGGTGCAATCACGCTACCTTCAATACGCTTCCGCCAAGCTGTGGGGCGATGCGGGCTACGCGCGGCTGGATAAATACACCATCAGCCTGCCCCACCCTGACGCCGCAGCGAGCATCATTGCCGGTGGCACCGAACTGACCGGGCACTTTTCCAACCCGCCGTTCCAGGAACAGGAAATCCAGGCCAAGGGCGTACACGTGGTGCTCAACACTTACGACCTGCTGGGGCCGAACTCGCCAACCCTGTTATTCGCCACCGAGAAATTCCGCAACGAAAACCCCAAGACCTACAAAGCTTTCATCGAAGCCTTGAGCGAAGCCGAAGACTTCATCCGCAAGGACAAAGGCGCGGCAGCGGACACTTACATCCGGGTGACTAAAGCCAAAATCGATCGCGAAGCGCTGTTGAAAATCATCGACAACAAGGATTTCGATTTCACCATCACCCCGAAAAACACCTACCCACTGGCGGAATTCCTGCACCGCGTTGGCGCGATCAAGAACAAGCCAGCGTCGTGGAAGGACTACTTCTTCCAGGATGAAAAGCCGTTGCAGGGGAGCTAG
- the emrB_1 gene encoding major facilitator transporter, with amino-acid sequence MSAPSPPPAPAPFTSRLALGLIGVLMAALTSGINDRVTDISLADILGIYGLGHDQGTWISSVYAAAEVSAMLLAPWFAVTFSLRRFAIVATFAFTLFGAVIPFAPNLESLITLRVLQGLAGGALPPLLMTAALRFLPWHIKLYGLSAYALTATFGPNLAMPLAALWTEGVDWRMVFWQIIPSGLIAAALIAYGLPQDPLRLERFRQADWRGALLGVSGITTLIIALTQGERLDWLNSPLITLLLLAAALCIPAFLVNEWFHPLPLFKLQLLKRRNFSYGLITLCLFLFVGLAGSAIPASYLTHIQGYRPLQTMPTALIIAVPQLLIAPLVALLINRNWVDSRYVIAFGLGLLTLACIGGSLITSEWIRDDFYALQLLHTFGQPLVVVPLLMNATGVIQPLEGPFASSMVNTLRGLFSVIAGAALENFVTHREHFHSNVLLDGVGSRLQGLDPLHTAQGTAALGRQVSTQAYVLSYSDAFLALLFVIGVLLVILVTLPKRAYPPQPPVPS; translated from the coding sequence GTGTCAGCCCCTTCTCCGCCACCGGCGCCCGCTCCCTTCACGTCCCGCCTGGCCCTTGGCCTGATCGGCGTGCTGATGGCTGCCCTGACGTCCGGCATCAATGACCGGGTGACGGACATCAGCCTGGCTGACATTCTGGGGATCTACGGCCTGGGCCATGACCAAGGCACCTGGATCAGCTCGGTCTACGCCGCCGCCGAAGTGTCGGCCATGTTGCTGGCGCCGTGGTTCGCGGTGACCTTTTCCCTGCGCCGCTTCGCCATTGTCGCAACATTCGCCTTCACCCTGTTCGGCGCGGTCATCCCGTTTGCGCCCAACCTGGAAAGCCTGATCACCCTGCGCGTGTTGCAAGGCCTGGCAGGCGGCGCATTACCACCGTTGCTGATGACAGCGGCGCTGCGCTTCCTGCCCTGGCACATCAAACTGTACGGTTTGTCAGCCTATGCCCTGACCGCTACCTTCGGGCCGAATCTGGCGATGCCGCTGGCCGCGCTCTGGACCGAAGGCGTCGACTGGCGAATGGTGTTCTGGCAGATCATCCCTTCCGGCCTGATCGCCGCTGCGCTGATCGCCTATGGCCTGCCGCAAGATCCTCTGCGCCTGGAACGCTTCAGACAGGCGGACTGGCGCGGCGCATTGCTGGGCGTCAGCGGCATTACCACGCTGATCATCGCCCTCACTCAGGGCGAACGTCTGGACTGGCTCAATTCGCCGCTGATCACGCTGCTGCTGTTGGCGGCCGCCTTGTGCATCCCGGCCTTTCTGGTCAACGAATGGTTCCACCCACTGCCGCTGTTCAAGCTGCAGCTGCTGAAAAGACGCAACTTCAGTTATGGCCTGATCACCCTCTGCCTGTTTCTGTTCGTCGGCCTGGCCGGCAGCGCGATACCCGCCTCGTACCTGACCCACATCCAGGGCTATCGCCCACTGCAGACCATGCCCACGGCGCTGATCATTGCCGTGCCGCAATTGCTGATCGCCCCGTTGGTGGCGTTGCTGATCAATCGCAACTGGGTTGACTCACGCTATGTCATCGCCTTTGGCCTGGGGCTTTTGACCCTGGCTTGCATCGGCGGCTCGTTGATCACCAGCGAATGGATTCGTGATGATTTTTACGCGTTGCAACTGCTGCACACCTTTGGCCAGCCACTGGTGGTGGTGCCGCTGTTGATGAACGCCACCGGCGTGATTCAACCACTGGAAGGGCCGTTCGCCTCGTCCATGGTCAACACCCTGCGCGGCCTGTTCTCGGTGATTGCCGGTGCGGCGCTGGAAAACTTTGTCACCCATCGCGAGCACTTTCACTCCAACGTGCTGCTCGACGGTGTCGGCTCACGCCTGCAAGGGCTCGATCCGCTGCACACCGCGCAAGGCACCGCCGCCCTGGGCCGCCAGGTATCAACGCAAGCCTACGTATTGAGTTACAGCGATGCCTTCCTGGCGCTGCTGTTTGTCATCGGCGTTTTGCTGGTCATCCTCGTGACCCTGCCCAAGCGCGCCTATCCACCGCAACCTCCGGTACCGTCATGA
- the yibH_2 gene encoding putative secretion protein: MKQHRTALSLAGIALLVCVFYIGYRLLSGGSVQQTDDAYIRADSVLVSSRLSGQVIKVVVQDNQRVKAGDLLAEIDSADFQVARLSAKANVEAASAQIQNLQASIQRQAAVIDQAAATTRATAASLKFAQENAKRYLNLSNAGAGTQQERQKADAELLGWQAARDRDEASRVAASKSLDVFKAQLEVAKAALAKDEAALQQTELNIAYTRITAPQDGMVGQRSVRVGAYVSQGQALMAVVPLQEAFVVANFRETQLAHMHGQQKVELNVDSFPEHSFSGYIDSIAPATGLSFSPIAPDNATGNFTKVAQRIPVKIRFDADQPDLDKLRIGMSVVARIDTAQSQAKAH, from the coding sequence ATGAAACAGCACAGAACCGCCCTCTCGCTGGCCGGCATCGCCCTGCTCGTCTGCGTCTTTTATATCGGCTATCGACTGCTCAGCGGCGGCAGCGTGCAACAGACCGATGACGCCTATATCCGCGCCGATTCGGTGCTGGTGTCCTCGCGCCTGTCCGGGCAAGTCATCAAGGTCGTGGTGCAAGACAACCAGCGGGTCAAGGCCGGTGATTTGCTGGCCGAGATCGACAGCGCTGACTTCCAGGTGGCGCGCCTGTCGGCCAAGGCCAACGTCGAAGCCGCATCGGCACAGATCCAGAACCTGCAAGCCAGCATCCAGCGCCAGGCCGCCGTGATTGATCAGGCGGCAGCCACCACCCGCGCCACCGCAGCGTCACTGAAGTTCGCCCAGGAAAACGCCAAGCGTTACCTGAACCTGTCCAATGCCGGAGCCGGTACTCAGCAGGAACGACAGAAAGCCGATGCCGAATTACTCGGCTGGCAAGCTGCCCGCGACCGCGACGAAGCGTCCCGAGTAGCCGCATCGAAAAGCCTCGACGTGTTCAAGGCGCAGCTGGAAGTCGCCAAAGCCGCGCTGGCGAAAGACGAAGCCGCGCTGCAACAGACTGAACTGAATATTGCCTACACCCGCATCACTGCCCCCCAGGACGGCATGGTCGGCCAGCGCTCGGTGCGGGTGGGCGCGTATGTGTCCCAAGGGCAGGCGTTGATGGCGGTGGTGCCCTTGCAGGAAGCCTTCGTGGTCGCCAACTTCCGGGAAACTCAGCTGGCCCACATGCACGGCCAGCAGAAAGTCGAACTGAACGTCGACAGCTTTCCCGAGCACAGCTTCAGCGGCTACATCGACAGCATTGCGCCAGCCACTGGCCTGTCGTTCTCGCCCATCGCGCCGGACAACGCCACTGGCAACTTCACCAAAGTGGCCCAGCGCATCCCGGTGAAAATCCGCTTCGATGCAGACCAGCCGGATCTGGACAAGCTACGCATCGGCATGTCTGTGGTAGCGCGGATCGACACGGCGCAGTCCCAGGCAAAGGCCCATTGA
- the ttgV gene encoding HTH-type transcriptional regulator TtgV — protein sequence MTTTDSDRGGVQVISRAAAILRSLEGEPAGLSLGEIAKRCGLPRSTVQRLVDALALEELLEVHGRGGICLGPALMRLASHSHVDIVQKARPYLESLGAETGETIVLASATGAELLILHTVISSHALRVSSGPGGFLNIYGIGGGKALLARMDNDAVIKLIGRKIKALTPNTLSLPQLLEQLDEIRTTGIAFGNEEHTLGVASVAVSLQTPQGFYSIDVAGPAWRIAQARDSIEKALLKCREELGSGLRGGE from the coding sequence ATGACAACTACGGATTCGGATCGCGGTGGCGTGCAGGTTATTTCCCGGGCGGCGGCTATTTTGCGCAGCCTCGAAGGCGAACCGGCGGGCCTGAGCCTGGGGGAAATCGCCAAACGCTGCGGGTTGCCGCGTTCTACGGTGCAGCGCCTGGTGGATGCACTGGCGCTTGAAGAATTACTGGAAGTTCATGGCCGAGGCGGGATTTGCCTGGGCCCCGCGCTGATGCGCCTGGCGTCACACAGCCACGTGGACATCGTGCAGAAGGCGCGGCCGTATCTGGAAAGCCTGGGGGCCGAAACCGGCGAGACCATTGTGCTGGCCAGTGCCACAGGCGCCGAGCTGTTGATCCTGCATACGGTGATTTCCAGCCATGCGCTGCGGGTGTCTTCCGGGCCGGGCGGTTTTCTCAACATCTATGGCATTGGCGGCGGCAAAGCCTTGTTGGCCAGGATGGATAACGACGCGGTGATCAAGCTGATCGGCCGCAAGATCAAGGCGCTGACCCCCAATACCCTGAGCTTGCCGCAGTTGCTGGAGCAGCTCGACGAGATCAGAACTACCGGGATCGCCTTCGGCAACGAAGAACACACCCTGGGCGTGGCCTCGGTAGCGGTGAGCCTGCAAACGCCCCAGGGTTTTTATTCCATCGACGTGGCAGGCCCCGCCTGGCGAATCGCCCAGGCCAGGGACAGCATTGAAAAGGCGTTGCTCAAGTGTCGGGAGGAGTTGGGGAGTGGGTTGCGGGGGGGAGAGTGA